From Solanum stenotomum isolate F172 chromosome 2, ASM1918654v1, whole genome shotgun sequence:
TTCCATCAACAACGATGGTGTCTCCACGGGCCTCATTATAACATGGAATGCAAAAGTAGTGTCGTGTATCACCGGCTCCAATGGTATAATACATCGCATTACGTTTAATACGAGCACCACATGGACTACAATATATGGGTGGAGGTTCAAAATTTAGTTTCTCAACTGCACATAACTGACAAGAGTTTTCACTCATAGAATGCTCCATTGCTTGATTTTTTTCTGCTTTTGCTTTGCTCTGTCAAGCAGAACAGAACAAAAAGGAACAAGTTTACTCATACAGATTAGAAATAAAACCAAACATGTCACCAAAATGAAGACCATATATAGCAACAAATCAGCCGCTTGTCAAACTACATGCACTGAGGATcaatagaaaaagaaatgagCGGTAAACAGTTTTATTGAGTCTACACGACATGGTAGAAGGATTACATGAAAGAAGTTAAAATAGTGCATTTCCTGTAAATAGCATAGCACTTCATTATCATCAGCAACTCTTAGTTAAGCCTTATAGtacttgacatttttttttgaaacaggTAACTTTGAAATAGTACTTGACATTTGACAACTACTAAGGTCTGACAGATCTTATTAGGCACTTACTGACTAGAAAGATAATTAGACACATAACTACCCGAATTACCCATTGTTCTTCTTCCAACTTCAGCTAGAGGaaaacaaactattaattttaaaatatatatatttataacaatGGTGTTATGGGGGAGCTTGCCTGGCGCCTGCTCCTCGACTAACCTACCAGGCACCTGCTATCTCCAACCAGTACAAGTACCACGTAACTTCGTCAGGCttagagagaaataaagaaagcaTTTTTTGGCTTCTGCTAGGATTTGAACCCTGGTCTTCCATGGTCTATTCCAgattcattgaccactaggcgaCACCCTTGAGTGCTTTCAACAAATTATGAATGATCTGACCAGCAGTTAGGAAAGCAACCGCATGCTCTTGACATTGAAAGAATCATTTCAGATCAAAGAAATATAAATCTCACTTCACAGTATGCCTCATATCTTTAGAATACTTGGTCAAGGTGTAGAAATGCTAAAAGAACAAAGAATTTCTGAAAACATGTTCTCTATTTAATCTTTTAAGCAACTCAGGCCACTTCTTCATAGGGAAGGTTACCGAACATCCGGATTTTTAACTAACTGGTTATCAAGTTCTTatctagaaaaagaaaagaaagtaaaatcaCTCATTTAAATGACAATTTCTTGAACAACCAAACTGCACAATTCCAAAATGTAGCGTGCCCGAAATATATTTGACTGACCTGGCCTATCCATTGTCTCAGACCTTTAATGTGTTCCCGGACCTGCTCTGGGGTAAAAAGCTCCATCATCGAGACACCCTTTATTTTAGGCTTCCCAGATTTGGATCCACTTGTACTTTCAGAGGGCGCTGATGTATTTTCCTGTTTAGGCTGATCTATGTCCTTCTCAGTATTAACATTTTCCTCCTTCACAAGACAACCTGGAGTACTTGATGCAAGAGAATCACAAGCAGGCCCTTGGGTGTATTTATCATCCAAATTATTCTTTGCTATATCAGTACTACCAGGACCAACTTGCACAGCATTTGCAAAAGCTTCCATCTTTACTTCAGTGACTTCAGCCTTCATTACCACAGCATCATTCTGTTCAACAAACTGAGTATCTTGCAAAACATTAGACTCACAGGCCGAAACAGgcacaaaattttcaatttccaaGATATGAGGTTGAGAAGATGGCTCTATCTTCATGCGTTTAAGAGAAGGCTGCAAATCTTCTGGAGTTTTAACTGCCACTGGACTTGGGTTGCCAGTCAACTTAGAAGCAGTTTCAACAGCATCATAGGTTCTACAAATACCATTGAGGGAATTTGTCAAATCAGAAATATAGCCAGGACGACCAAAAACTTTATGTTGTGTCTGCATAAATTTCTTGACTGGAATGCAAACGGGACAGTTTACATTCTTGCACTGCCTATAATGATTAATTAAAACCTTTGTTTCAGGGCACCGAAGATACCGGCAATCAAATTTACTGCATCTTTCCATATGCCTCAATAGTTTTTGTGCATGTATGCAATTGGTTTCAGGGCATTTTCCTTCAGGAGCAGAACATCGACGTGCATGAATCAAAAACAACAGCCACCTCTGCTGATTAACATACTGCCGTTCACGAGGAACATTACCAGATCTGCGCATGGCACTGCTCGAATTATTGGTTTCAACTATTCTATTAGCAACAGATTGACTGGCCAAAGATCCCCCTGTAGATAAATTATTGGGCTGAGCTTCCTCTTGCGTGGAAGTTCTCTGACGCAATTCCTCTTGAGCATTCGGTTCAAAGAAGCTACCTGGTATCTGAGACCCATCTTGAGATTTCGGATACCGTTCACCCTGCAATACTGCACCTGCATAAACGCTGTTAGAGAGATGGCTTAAACCAAGAATCAGCAATAAGCTAGTTTGGACGCAACATTGTTGCATTGGATCTGAAGACTGAGAAAGTAATGAACAGATGGATGCTGGCTAAATTAGAGAAGCAATTGATTACCTTTAGATTGCTCTCCAACGGTTTTCTGTTGAAACTGATTTTGCAAGGCTTCATCATGATTTTCAGGCTCCGATTTTACTTGAGTACCAGGATTAGATGGCTGCTGAGCTCCAACAGTACTGCTCCTTAATACAAGTTGTTGCTGCTGACTTTGTAGCTTCTGTTGGGATAAATGTTGAGCAAACTTATGTTGATGCTGAAATTGTTGAGGCTGCTGTTGATATTGTTGAGGCTGATGAGAAGATAAATGGGCATCTCCCAGATAATGCTGGGACTGAAAGTTCATCTTCTCCGATTGAACGACAGGTTGAACCTTTGCATTTGGCATCTGCAGAGAGGCAGTCAAGTTTGACGTATTGCTCATCAAAGGGGAGTTTGTTTTTGACATGGACTGTAAGGCTACAGCACTCAAGCTCTGACTACTGATGACTGTGCCTGCAGAAGACACAGGAGTATACAAGTTTCAGACACTTAAGTTTCAGTTTGCTAATACCATATTTATCACCTGTTATCAAAACAATGAAATACTTCTAACATATCAAAATATGGGAAGTAGCATATTGCAGGAATTAGCTTAAAGGTATGTGTTGTGCTGAGGAGTCACCTTGCATTTCTGGTCGCTGATGTTCATCAAAATGTTGAGGTAGCGACTTTGGGGAGTCTCCATGCATGGTAGCGGATGTATAACCCTCAGAGGTTGCAGGACCATTCAAATGCTGCAAATTATTCCCAATCATTCCAAGCCCCTCATTCAGAGGCGCAGTTGACTGTACATAGGATCTATTCTGCAATCCTGACCTGATTCCACCACCCATATGGCTGCCAAGTGTATGCAGTATACGGCTGTTTTGACCAGAAACATTTTGCTTTTGTTGTAGTGTCTGCGACACGGTTGTGGAATCAACCCCAGAAAAGGCAGCACCACCATTAGATGATTCCAAATTGATGTGAGACTGTGCACTGGTATTATTATTGGACTTATCACTATTACTAAACCCAGGAGTGGGAATCATTTGGCTTGTTATTCTTTGTCCACCCATGGATGGTACCAGGTTGTTCCCACCAGAATTGATTGAGAAATTGGATGTAGACTGCTGATATCCATTTGCCAAGGGGCCTGCAAGGATGAGTTCTGTTACACCAGAGTGAAgtaaatatcttattatttgGAAAGAAATAATGCCTAAAAGTAATATCATCAGCATAAATAAATGAAACACCATGCATACTGCCAGAGGGGAAATTGGTTGTCCGCACGAAGTTTCCAGAGTTAACTGCAGAGGATGTAATAGTACTTCCGGCAGTCACAGAACTGTCGACAGATGATGTCCCAATAAGGGACACATTCAAACTTCGAGGCATGCCTGGAGTTGGTATCATTGTACCAATGGAGGCAGATGAATTTATGTGGGAGAATTGTTGGCTATGATTATTCCGAGGAAGGCGTTTAATCACAGAAAGTAATCGGTTCTCCAGAGTCGATAGATCCATATACTCCTCCTAAAAGCATGAAAAAGATGAAGCATCATTCACAAAATGAATATAAATGACTTCCCATGATAGCACAATTTTTTACGTCATActaaataataaacaaaaatggAACAGCAGTAAACCTTTGTCGAAGCACTCTTAAACAAGCTTTCCTCCAGGCGTTTAACTAGATCCACAATCCTCTGATGTTGCATCTCCTGGatttgctgctgctgctgctgctgccgCCGAATGAGATAATCATAGCTGGACAATAGAAAAGTTGTAAGGTTCGCATCAGCTATCATCAGTTAACTCAGAAGCAATGCGGAAGAATTAATTCCATGAAAAAGAGATTTAACAAATAATTGGGAAGTTTGGAAGAAGAATCATGAACAATGCAAAAACAAGAGCATCTTTTTGGACCAATTGAACAGAGAGTACATTATGGAGAACCTGAAAATAATGAACCAATAAGCTCATTAAACAACATAATTCAAGTTGTCAAAAGCACCCAAGAAGCTTTATACGTTCACACACCATATCCCTGTGCATTTATAAAGTGTTTATTCTCATGTGCAGGACAGTTTCAAGTTCTTAAAATACCATGCCGGACATTTATTACTTGCTAGAAATACATTTTCAGATGGTTTGCAAAAGAAATAGAGGGATCAAAGGTATGTATTCTGCAGAAACCAGAAGATCTCATGCACCAAGTTGGCTTACCCCACAATAAGTAAGGTCAATATTGATTTACTTCTTAAGCTCTTAAGGGGTTACAACCTCCCAAAATCAATCAGTGTTTGGTAATAAAAGAGCAGATTACAAACCCCACCACAAGATTTTGCAATAGCTAAACACCTCAAACTACTCTCTTTCATCATATTCTATTGTTGTGTCTTTTTATCAACTACGTACTCTAGTATTTCGAAGTTGAAGTCCTTTCTAAAATTCCTAActaaaaatacttttataaGCTTTCCCAATCAAAACAGAACAATAGcttgttgaagcagctttcaaGAGAGTCGGTGCTTTACATGAGCTAGAGAATGGCAAGGGACCCAACAAACGAAATTTAAACAGTCCGTTTTGCCTCCCTAAAAAATCAATGCGCAGAAGACTTGGCTTTTCATATAATCGTACTGGAGTAACTTAAAGAGCAAAATATGTGTATCCAACCTCTGAGTTTCACATATGACCTCCACCAACAATTCTTTCAGCATTGAAGTAGACTTAGTTATCAAAGAAAAATGTGTTAAAATAATGCAAACAAAGTTGGTCATTAGTAGCTCTTCACCTCAGCCTGAGTCTACACTATCCAACTCCACACATCCCCCCCTAATAGGATTAAGGAAGAAATAAATTGCCTTAAGAAAATACTAATGGACGCCTAGATATATAAGAcatattcctttttatttagaaggaaaaatgatATCTTCCTTTGTTGatcaagttcaaaaaaaaaaaatcttccttTGTTGATTTTAAGATCAAAAGAAgaaagacaagaaatataataTCTTACATCTTTCGTGAAATAGATCTGCGAACTCTCACGAGCTCAGACTCCATATTGGGTATAGTACGATGAACACTTGGATTTTGCATCTGTGTAGGAGAAGGATTTCCATTCTGCTGGGGTAGCCCAGGCAAAGAAGTGCCACTTTGATTTGGAACCTGCCCTGAAATCTGCCCCGACATTTGCtgaacattcattttttttcttgtatctTTTTGGATAAGCTATACTTCATAAGTGGACTATCAGTACCCATTCAAATGATTGAGAATCCCACACATCATTACCTTTTCAATCAAATTCGAGAATGTTGTAAAACCTACAGTTGAAATAATACCAAAGATTTAAAGGGAGTCTGTCTAGTTTATCACATTATCTAAAAGATTCCACGAGAAATTGCAATCTGAAGGAGGAAATTCGCAAAAACAGTAGCTACAACATGGTGCAACTGATAAgcaaaaagaataacaaaaacCAATTCTCGTGTATCTGAACAACAGGGTAAGGACAGGAACAGCAATACATTCCCAGAGACCAGGACGCCAACTAACTTCATCACTAAACAAACAGACTCTACACATAATTCAAAAGAGTGACAACATTGCATAAATtaaacaagaacaaaaaaaataccaaCTAATACTACACTTGACTCCAAATAAAAGACAGTGAGTGATCATGTTGCTCATTCCGGAGCTGGAAAAGAGATATACAGGAGATGTAACCAAATTAAATTTAGATCACTGTGTATGACAtggatataaaataaaatatattatttatgcaGTTCAAAACACAGTCCAAGGAACTGATGCCATGTTTGAACAACGATTACATTAACCATAATTGAtgatcatttatattcaccaaatccAAGAAGTAAGATGGTATAATCACTTAATCGACAGGTGTATACTCAAGAAAGAGGCCCCCAAGGAACTCTCTAAAGCCGAGCTTCAGTAAAGCCCAAACATTGGTGCAGAAGCTTGATCAAGCCCCAATATCACCTCAAGTTTCAAGCTGGACATAACTGTTCAACTAATTTAAACAACTCAGCCAATGTGAGCTTCCAAAGTACAGCCGTTCCAAAAACCAGGTAAACTATGAATATTGTGGCAAGTCAACAGCTAGAGTAGAAATAGTCAATGATCAATCCTCTGATCACGAccttacaacaacaatatatccaAAGAAAAACAGGGAAATTCTTGAGCCAGAGCGGAAAAAAGGTACAAGCAAAAACAAGCTCAGCTAATTAAAACTATTATAATAACCAaatgaaagatgaaaaaattatcaGACTTAATACATGAACCTATAATCACCCAAGTGGGTCTGAGCAGAGTAGTGTGCaggcaaaccttacccctaaaTGAACttaaaaacacaacaaaaacaTAGCTTTCTTAATCAAATTCAATGAGGGCATAAAAAGccctaattaatttttaaaaaaaaatcaattttgaacATAGGAAGAAAAAGCCACTTCCATAGAGAGGAACTGAAGAAAGCTTAATCCAAACCCCTATATAAAACATTCCATtacattttgaatttcaaaattcctGCAAAAATCACTGGAATTCCCCTAATTTCAGTACCGACAGAAATTGCAGAAGTTGTGAAGAATCAACGAAAATTCAAGTAGATTTTTGGGAGACGAAGATAGGGTTAACCGTCGAACCTTCGAGATCGAGTGGGTGGATGATAGAGCTACGCCGGCGGCGGTGGTGACGATGATTATTACGGCGACGGTGAGAGACAGCGAGACGATATACAGAACAAAGAAGGACTTTACGGGGATGGCGAAAAGTTGAGGTTTGGAAGACTATTGGGGGTAGATTGTAATTTTAGCTGCATGTCTCATTGGTTGAATTTAGTAGTACTAATATAAATGTTGGAATTATTTTTGGGATATAGatgtttgaaaaaaatttaccaaaaaaaaaaatgttttataggatactatttaaatatgaaaattaaaataaattataaaaaaaaatgcaaatttagttataacttaaattaaacaaaatctaTTTTGTCAAACCAAAAGGAGTATATAATTGATGACATAAGTTATAATTTGGTATGTCATTATAGAATTACTATTTTTGTATTGTCGAGTCATATGTCGATTTCGATATCTGAAAGAAAAGTTGTCTGGCTTCTATTCAGAGCAAGCATTGTAACCATACCACTATAAAACAATTCATAGGAAACAGAGCTAGAAAACGACATTCGAATAGCACGAGACTTTGTCGAGTCACGTGGTCGACTTCTTTATAGGAAATGACGCCCAATTAATACATACAGTCACAACGTCACTTAACTAAAAATCaaccttcttcttttctttttcttttttatgaaaaggaaaacccgcagccgctaccctttggttCATTGTGTAGGAAAATACTCAAACATTGAGGGTTTCACTTTAGACACATGTCTCTGAGATAACCTTATGTCTCTCACAGCAGGTTCATTTCATGTTATCAACCTTGAATGGCTGGCATATTCCTAACATGAGTTTTATGTTGTGTTGAATTCATGTGCTCACTTAAGGTCTGTTATATGTTTGTATATCACTTGGCTTCGAGTGTCTATTGTTCGTGTTAACCCTTGTAACGTGTCTGCCTATGACAATAAAAGTGTACACATATCTTTTTCCTACCTCACCGAGACAATGAGGTTGTTGAAAGACCCTTGGTTCAAGTAGCACATAACAAAACAGTTGAAAAGGCAAATACCACATAAATAGGACAGAGCAACTAAGTCATTGCACATAATATGTAAAGcataacaaaacataaaataacataacATCAAGAGCAAAATAATGATTTAGAATTTAGACCAATCTCTTGAGTATTAACATTCAAGATAAAGGCAATTTTCAGTCAtttaatgaaggaaaaaaacCTCATGAACAATTTACAATAAGGATATAGTAATAAGTTAGGAACTTCTATGGAGCTCTACGTAAAAACTATGTAGACTTGATATGAGTAGTTCGAGCAGCAGCTCTCTGCAATGCCTTCAACTTATTAGCCTCCATCCGAGCTCTTTGTTCTTCCGAGAAGTTAATAACCCCAGAACTTTTTGCTACATTATCTGGAGCCTGATTTACTGTATCGTTCCCTCCAGAAGATGTATCAGCAGCAACAATTTTTTGATTGGATGGTTGAGATGGCTCCTGCCAAATACACAACATAATATGGTTATCTGCTGCAGTAGGCAAGTTAAGGATGCTAGCGAGTAGTAATAGGTTGTAACCGAAGTTTGTATCGAATCCTAACAGTGCGGCACGCGAGACTAAAACTTATGCAAAGATAGTAGTCACTTGCCAGATAGGTAACTATGGGATCCAGTGATCAAGCAAGTTCTCTTCATATGATAGTATGATTGGAAGTTCTTTAACATTTTTTCTGTTCTTAAATAATTAGTTCAAACACAATAAGTGTTTCAAAAATGTTTCTGAAATAGCAATAAACCAAACAAAAATTGTTTTCAAGAAATGTTATATTAAACATTTCTAGCAAACTTCTCCAAGAATTATGTCCAAGAGCTATTCTCCTCAAGCTtcaacaagtaaaaaaaaaaattcaaggagCACTCCCTTGGATACACCCTGAAGAGCAAGTGATTTCCTGGTTTCTGCAGATCAAGCTTGATATTTTCCTTAAGCTCTAGCTACAGGAATAACCATAATCTACTCTCTGGTGTTCAGATAATTTGATACAGGTATACATAAGAAAGCACTAGAATGAATTGATTGAATCCCCTATCTGTTGCACTACCTTTAACGGTCTATATGGCAATTCCTCTGATGGCACATGGAGAGGCTAACTAGGGTAGGCAAATTGTTTCAAGGGCTGGGTTGATTTTTGGTCTCAACCTACGCAACTCACTTTCCAGGTGTACTATTGTGGAAGTGTACGTTGTATCCAACTGCATATAATTTCATAACAAGGAAACTAAATAGACAAGAAATAGGGTTAGTTTATTAGACCAGGGGTGATTC
This genomic window contains:
- the LOC125854367 gene encoding histone acetyltransferase HAC1-like isoform X2, yielding MNVQQMSGQISGQVPNQSGTSLPGLPQQNGNPSPTQMQNPSVHRTIPNMESELVRVRRSISRKIYDYLIRRQQQQQQQIQEMQHQRIVDLVKRLEESLFKSASTKEEYMDLSTLENRLLSVIKRLPRNNHSQQFSHINSSASIGTMIPTPGMPRSLNVSLIGTSSVDSSVTAGSTITSSAVNSGNFVRTTNFPSGSMHGPLANGYQQSTSNFSINSGGNNLVPSMGGQRITSQMIPTPGFSNSDKSNNNTSAQSHINLESSNGGAAFSGVDSTTVSQTLQQKQNVSGQNSRILHTLGSHMGGGIRSGLQNRSYVQSTAPLNEGLGMIGNNLQHLNGPATSEGYTSATMHGDSPKSLPQHFDEHQRPEMQGTVISSQSLSAVALQSMSKTNSPLMSNTSNLTASLQMPNAKVQPVVQSEKMNFQSQHYLGDAHLSSHQPQQYQQQPQQFQHQHKFAQHLSQQKLQSQQQQLVLRSSTVGAQQPSNPGTQVKSEPENHDEALQNQFQQKTVGEQSKVLQGERYPKSQDGSQIPGSFFEPNAQEELRQRTSTQEEAQPNNLSTGGSLASQSVANRIVETNNSSSAMRRSGNVPRERQYVNQQRWLLFLIHARRCSAPEGKCPETNCIHAQKLLRHMERCSKFDCRYLRCPETKVLINHYRQCKNVNCPVCIPVKKFMQTQHKVFGRPGYISDLTNSLNGICRTYDAVETASKLTGNPSPVAVKTPEDLQPSLKRMKIEPSSQPHILEIENFVPVSACESNVLQDTQFVEQNDAVVMKAEVTEVKMEAFANAVQVGPGSTDIAKNNLDDKYTQGPACDSLASSTPGCLVKEENVNTEKDIDQPKQENTSAPSESTSGSKSGKPKIKGVSMMELFTPEQVREHIKGLRQWIGQSKAKAEKNQAMEHSMSENSCQLCAVEKLNFEPPPIYCSPCGARIKRNAMYYTIGAGDTRHYFCIPCYNEARGDTIVVDGTSVPKARMEKKRNDEETEEWWVQCDKCEAWQHQICALFNGRRNDGGQAEYTCPNCYIAEVERGERKPLPQSAVLVAKDLPQTTLSDHIEKRLANSLKEEREKRAKREGKGYDEVPGAEGLVVRIVSSVDKKLEVKPRFLEIFQEENYPLEFPYKSKVLLLFQRIEGVEVCLFGMYVQEFGSECAQPNHRRVYLSYLDSVKYFRPEIKTVSGEALRTFVYHEILIGYLEYCKKRGFTSCYIWACPPLKGEDYILYCHPEIQKTPKSDKLREWYLSMLRKAKEQNIVVELTNLYNHFFISTGECKAKVTAARLPYFDGDYWPGAAEDMIYQLQQEEDGRKQHKKGTIRKTITKRTLKASGQFDLSGNTSKDLLLMQKLGETISPMKEDFIMVHLQHACTHCCGLMVSGNRWECKQCENFQLCDKCYEIEQKLEDRERHPINQKDKHTLYQCEIKEVPHDTKDEDEILESEFFDTRQAFLSLCQGNHYQYDTLRRAKHSSMMVLYHLHNPTAPAFVTTCNICYLDIEAGQGWRCEVCADYDVCNACYQKDGGIDHPHKLTKHPSLAERDAQNKEARQLRVSQLKKMLELLVHASQCRFPHCPYVNCRKVKGLFRHGIQCKIRVSGGCVLCKKMWYLLQLHARACKVSECHVPRCRDLKEHLRRMQQQADSRRRAAVMEMMRQRTAEVAGGSG
- the LOC125854367 gene encoding histone acetyltransferase HAC1-like isoform X3; the encoded protein is MNVQQMSGQISGQVPNQSGTSLPGLPQQNGNPSPTQMQNPSVHRTIPNMESELVRVRRSISRKIYDYLIRRQQQQQQQIQEMQHQRIVDLVKRLEESLFKSASTKEEYMDLSTLENRLLSVIKRLPRNNHSQQFSHINSSASIGTMIPTPGMPRSLNVSLIGTSSVDSSVTAGSTITSSAVNSGNFVRTTNFPSGSPLANGYQQSTSNFSINSGGNNLVPSMGGQRITSQMIPTPGFSNSDKSNNNTSAQSHINLESSNGGAAFSGVDSTTVSQTLQQKQNVSGQNSRILHTLGSHMGGGIRSGLQNRSYVQSTAPLNEGLGMIGNNLQHLNGPATSEGYTSATMHGDSPKSLPQHFDEHQRPEMQGTVISSQSLSAVALQSMSKTNSPLMSNTSNLTASLQMPNAKVQPVVQSEKMNFQSQHYLGDAHLSSHQPQQYQQQPQQFQHQHKFAQHLSQQKLQSQQQQLVLRSSTVGAQQPSNPGTQVKSEPENHDEALQNQFQQKTVGEQSKGAVLQGERYPKSQDGSQIPGSFFEPNAQEELRQRTSTQEEAQPNNLSTGGSLASQSVANRIVETNNSSSAMRRSGNVPRERQYVNQQRWLLFLIHARRCSAPEGKCPETNCIHAQKLLRHMERCSKFDCRYLRCPETKVLINHYRQCKNVNCPVCIPVKKFMQTQHKVFGRPGYISDLTNSLNGICRTYDAVETASKLTGNPSPVAVKTPEDLQPSLKRMKIEPSSQPHILEIENFVPVSACESNVLQDTQFVEQNDAVVMKAEVTEVKMEAFANAVQVGPGSTDIAKNNLDDKYTQGPACDSLASSTPGCLVKEENVNTEKDIDQPKQENTSAPSESTSGSKSGKPKIKGVSMMELFTPEQVREHIKGLRQWIGQSKAKAEKNQAMEHSMSENSCQLCAVEKLNFEPPPIYCSPCGARIKRNAMYYTIGAGDTRHYFCIPCYNEARGDTIVVDGTSVPKARMEKKRNDEETEEWWVQCDKCEAWQHQICALFNGRRNDGGQAEYTCPNCYIAEVERGERKPLPQSAVLVAKDLPQTTLSDHIEKRLANSLKEEREKRAKREGKGYDEVPGAEGLVVRIVSSVDKKLEVKPRFLEIFQEENYPLEFPYKSKVLLLFQRIEGVEVCLFGMYVQEFGSECAQPNHRRVYLSYLDSVKYFRPEIKTVSGEALRTFVYHEILIGYLEYCKKRGFTSCYIWACPPLKGEDYILYCHPEIQKTPKSDKLREWYLSMLRKAKEQNIVVELTNLYNHFFISTGECKAKVTAARLPYFDGDYWPGAAEDMIYQLQQEEDGRKQHKKGTIRKTITKRTLKASGQFDLSGNTSKDLLLMQKLGETISPMKEDFIMVHLQHACTHCCGLMVSGNRWECKQCENFQLCDKCYEIEQKLEDRERHPINQKDKHTLYQCEIKEVPHDTKDEDEILESEFFDTRQAFLSLCQGNHYQYDTLRRAKHSSMMVLYHLHNPTAPAFVTTCNICYLDIEAGQGWRCEVCADYDVCNACYQKDGGIDHPHKLTKHPSLAERDAQNKEARQLRVSQLKKMLELLVHASQCRFPHCPYVNCRKVKGLFRHGIQCKIRVSGGCVLCKKMWYLLQLHARACKVSECHVPRCRDLKEHLRRMQQQADSRRRAAVMEMMRQRTAEVAGGSG
- the LOC125854367 gene encoding histone acetyltransferase HAC1-like isoform X1 — encoded protein: MNVQQMSGQISGQVPNQSGTSLPGLPQQNGNPSPTQMQNPSVHRTIPNMESELVRVRRSISRKIYDYLIRRQQQQQQQIQEMQHQRIVDLVKRLEESLFKSASTKEEYMDLSTLENRLLSVIKRLPRNNHSQQFSHINSSASIGTMIPTPGMPRSLNVSLIGTSSVDSSVTAGSTITSSAVNSGNFVRTTNFPSGSMHGPLANGYQQSTSNFSINSGGNNLVPSMGGQRITSQMIPTPGFSNSDKSNNNTSAQSHINLESSNGGAAFSGVDSTTVSQTLQQKQNVSGQNSRILHTLGSHMGGGIRSGLQNRSYVQSTAPLNEGLGMIGNNLQHLNGPATSEGYTSATMHGDSPKSLPQHFDEHQRPEMQGTVISSQSLSAVALQSMSKTNSPLMSNTSNLTASLQMPNAKVQPVVQSEKMNFQSQHYLGDAHLSSHQPQQYQQQPQQFQHQHKFAQHLSQQKLQSQQQQLVLRSSTVGAQQPSNPGTQVKSEPENHDEALQNQFQQKTVGEQSKGAVLQGERYPKSQDGSQIPGSFFEPNAQEELRQRTSTQEEAQPNNLSTGGSLASQSVANRIVETNNSSSAMRRSGNVPRERQYVNQQRWLLFLIHARRCSAPEGKCPETNCIHAQKLLRHMERCSKFDCRYLRCPETKVLINHYRQCKNVNCPVCIPVKKFMQTQHKVFGRPGYISDLTNSLNGICRTYDAVETASKLTGNPSPVAVKTPEDLQPSLKRMKIEPSSQPHILEIENFVPVSACESNVLQDTQFVEQNDAVVMKAEVTEVKMEAFANAVQVGPGSTDIAKNNLDDKYTQGPACDSLASSTPGCLVKEENVNTEKDIDQPKQENTSAPSESTSGSKSGKPKIKGVSMMELFTPEQVREHIKGLRQWIGQSKAKAEKNQAMEHSMSENSCQLCAVEKLNFEPPPIYCSPCGARIKRNAMYYTIGAGDTRHYFCIPCYNEARGDTIVVDGTSVPKARMEKKRNDEETEEWWVQCDKCEAWQHQICALFNGRRNDGGQAEYTCPNCYIAEVERGERKPLPQSAVLVAKDLPQTTLSDHIEKRLANSLKEEREKRAKREGKGYDEVPGAEGLVVRIVSSVDKKLEVKPRFLEIFQEENYPLEFPYKSKVLLLFQRIEGVEVCLFGMYVQEFGSECAQPNHRRVYLSYLDSVKYFRPEIKTVSGEALRTFVYHEILIGYLEYCKKRGFTSCYIWACPPLKGEDYILYCHPEIQKTPKSDKLREWYLSMLRKAKEQNIVVELTNLYNHFFISTGECKAKVTAARLPYFDGDYWPGAAEDMIYQLQQEEDGRKQHKKGTIRKTITKRTLKASGQFDLSGNTSKDLLLMQKLGETISPMKEDFIMVHLQHACTHCCGLMVSGNRWECKQCENFQLCDKCYEIEQKLEDRERHPINQKDKHTLYQCEIKEVPHDTKDEDEILESEFFDTRQAFLSLCQGNHYQYDTLRRAKHSSMMVLYHLHNPTAPAFVTTCNICYLDIEAGQGWRCEVCADYDVCNACYQKDGGIDHPHKLTKHPSLAERDAQNKEARQLRVSQLKKMLELLVHASQCRFPHCPYVNCRKVKGLFRHGIQCKIRVSGGCVLCKKMWYLLQLHARACKVSECHVPRCRDLKEHLRRMQQQADSRRRAAVMEMMRQRTAEVAGGSG